The region ATGCAACGCGTAAAGAGCCTCAATCAACCTGAACTCCATTCAATCCAATCATGCCCGCGAGCCAGAGCCGAGACCACTCCCATCACTCACATCCCATGTGCGAGTCTCACGGATGATGCCGGTGCGACTAGAGCAGCTCCGGCTATCCGCATACCCATCTGCATCCGCATCCCACCCATGTGACGACGCCGCCGCCTCAACAGTCGTCTCAGACTGCCCTACTGTCACGGGAACAAGCTCGTAGTGGTCATCGCCTCTGACGCGATTACCGCGGCTTTGTTGGCCCCTCGAATACCCGGAAGACCGAGATGCCGATGCTTGGCCCTTCCCCCCTGTGCCCGCCGAAGACTGGTATTCCAGGCCCCGGATGCGCAGGCCATTCGACTTGAGCTGGTTCAGGAACGGGTTAACCTGGCCCCAACAAGCGGTGAGGATACTCATGGATTGCACGATCTGTGACGCGATCTGCGCGAGGCATGAGGCGTAAGTTGGGTCGTCGGAATCCGGGTTCCGGGCCTCGCGCGTAAAGACCATCTCGGCGATTAACGGGATGATGACGCTGGGGGTTTGTATTACTGTTAGCCTGATTCTGGCCTAGGGATTGGCATTCGACataggaggaggaggaggtggtggtggtggaaggagggaaggggGGTAAGATAGTGCACTAACAATACTCTGGAGAGGAAAATACTGGCGAAcatgagcttcttcttccatgccGCCTGGATGCCAAAGATCAGGAGGAGAGCCTGCACGATAATCGCGACATCGGTGGCGATGTTCGCCGCGGACAGGAAATAAGCCCAGGCGCACTGTAGACAAGATTCGCAACGGTCAGCGAAAGTTGCAGTGCATCGGCAGGATGGGTGTTATACGAGCTCAATTGGCGCCGGGCGTTACTCACCAAGTCAAAGCATTTCTGCCACCAGTAATCCCATGGATGTGGCAAGCGGCATTGGAACGCAGTGCCGATGATACCAGTGACACCGAGAAGGGCGATGACGGCCAGCAGGACAGCCGCCAGCAGGTGGTCTCTGTGCACTGGGGTCAAGTTGTGGATGAATGTTGAGAGCGAGAGCTTGGACAGGCAGAGGCTTGCGATATACAGGATAGAGGCAGCGtactggcactggcagcgGTCTCAGTATAGTCAGGCCTAGGACTGTCGATCAGGTACTCAGCAATGAAATGGCCCGTATATATACCTTCATGACCTGGACGAAATCCGCACTTGCAACGGTCGTGAATCGGTCCCCATACCCGTGCGCTACTGCAGCGGAGATCGCGCCGGACTGTGCAATGCAAAGAGCCTGTGACGAGACTGTGTAAGATACTGAAGATCACTGGGTAGATATCCTCGGGTTCCCTTTGCCAGTGCGGGATACGTACCAAAGCTGCGATTATCAGATAATCATCGCTGGTCAACTGCCGGAAGACCCTGCACTTAGTCGCCACCCGAATCAGGACACTGAGCACAGCAACAACGACCAGGAACCAGGTGGTCACGAAAACGTCTGGGTCTCGGGTGTCGATGTTAGCGAATCTCCCCATGGCTGCTGGTCAGGCCCATTAACTGGGAATGGCATCGGCGCATGGCATCGGCACGAGGAATTGCTTACCATTTAATGTTAAAAAGTAAGAGTAAGACCGACCCGATGAGCATTGATAAAGCAGTATCATGTCATAGGGACAAGGATCCCACCCTGCGCCGTGCCGGAATCATTCACAAAAGACTGCCACTCGGGACCCTGTCCTGTACTCTGGACAGACCGGCCCCGCCCCGATCGTCTAATAGCCCACACACAGCAGACTAAATGAAAGGATCGCATCGCCTATGCTGGCCAAGACGCGGCGCGTAACGGAGTGGGCACCGGCTGGGCGCCAGGACGGCTGATCGACCGGGGTCTGAGCGAGTGATAGCCAAGCAAACTCTTAGGGCGCAGACTAGTGCTAGAGAATTCGGCCAGGATGAGACGGTGGTAAAAATCAGTGTAACGTGTTGCCCTATAAGCGTGGCCAGCCTTGAGCGCAATACTTATCGGCTCGGTTGGCTTCGTAGTACTAAGATACCCTTTCAAGAGATAAAGAAGCAAATACAGAGCATAAGTAAGTCAAATTCTCCGAGCCACCGAGGTTTAGATCTAGCTAAATCTCCGATGGGTAAAGACCGTGTCATTCCAGGACGCCAGCGGTCTGGCCCAGTACGCGTAACATGCCGTATGATTCACCCACCTAGGCCATTCGCGCTTTTAGTCCAAGATGGCGTTGCAGCCGGCGCCGATAGCCGGACAAGACCAAAGAAGCAATGGAAGCCTGCGCTAAGCTTGGTGTCAACCCGAGACTGGCCGTCAAGCACACAGTGGACCAGACAGGGGATGACAGGGTTTGTATATTAATGCGACTAAGACCTGGACGGAAGGTGGCTAACATGCTCGCGCTCATGCGAGCCGGCCCTTTGACTTAAAAATTGAGGCATGCCCGGGCATGTCTGGCCATGCGTAGGTAAACGACTCGCAGGCCGTGGACAGAGATGGCGTCACAGGAGCTCAAGCATGGTGCGGTCGCGGCCAGCGTCACGGTCCAGGACCGCGACGTCAGCGAACTGGCGCGATTGGGGAAGAAATCGGTTTTGAAGGTAGAGTAGAGTGTCCAGGACCGATCTGCCCTTTGCTCTCATTGCCTGCTCTTACAATTTCCGCCCAGCGAACGTTCGGAATTCTATCCACCCTCGGTTTCAGCTGCACTATCCTTGCGACATGGGAAGGGATATTCAAGTACGAGCTCCCCCTCGCGTGCATTATGTCCTCGGCTAATGGCTTTGCTTGCTCGCCAGCACTTTGCTACTACCTCTGTCAAAGTCAGTAACGCGAAACCCGGTACCCGTGGTGGAAGACAAGCAATTGACAGCGTCTGATCTAGTGGTGGTCCCGGAGGAGCCGTCTATGCgttcatcttcgcctggaCAGGCACCGCGTGCTGCTTTGCGGTCCTATCTGAATTGGCCTCAATGTATATACCCCCCTCGCATTGCAAGTGGAGACTGACAGTGCAAGGGCGCCGACTTCTGGTGGTCAGTACCACTGGTGTGCAATGCTTGCACCGCCGAGCTATATGAAATTCCTCAGTTACATGACTGGCAAGTCTAACACTCAATAGCCATGGAGAATAACTTCTGATTTTAGAATTGTTCACAGGATGGGTCACCGTGATTGGATGGCAGGCTGCGTTCGCCTCGGCCTCGTTTATTGCCGGTACACAAATCCAGGGTGCCGTGCTTCTCTCTCACTCCAATTACGACGCCCAGCCCTGGCACGGAACTCTCATCATGTGGGCAGCAGTCGTGCTGGCATTGGGAGTCAACGTGGCTGGCGGGAAGCTTCTTCCGCGACTCGAGaccgtcatcctcgtcatccatATTCTGGGCTTCTTCGGCATCCTCATTCCGTTGACCTACATGGCCGATCACAAGTCCAAGCATGACGTGTTTCTGGACTTTGTCAACGACGGCGGGTTTCCCACCCAAGGGCTGTCCTGGTTCGTCGGCATGACGGGCTGTGTTTTCGCTTTTGCTGGAGGTGATGCCGCTGTGCATGTATGAGCCTGACCCTCTTGCTCCTCAAGGAGGATATGATAATACCAGATCTGACAAAATGCACCCATAGATGGCTGAGGAAGTGCGCGATGCGTCTGTGGCAATCCCGCGCGCGATCATGCTTTCGGTCCTCATCAACGGATCGCTCGGATTCGGCATGTTGATAGCAGTCCTCTTCTGCCTGGGCAACCTCGAAGAGGCCCTAAATACCCCGACCGGCTACCCATACATGGAGATCTTCCGTCAGGCGACGGATTCCGTCTCCGGCGCCTTGGGAATGACCTcaatcatcctcattatcggCATCTGCACCATATTCGGTCTTCTCGCAGCAACATCCCGCCAGTTCTGGTCGTTTGCGCGCGATCGTGCTGTCCCTGGTTGGCGCATCTGGAGCAAGGTATCTGCCTACCTACCTGACTGCTTGCTTGTTTATGACACTTAACTGCCTACTAACACGTCGTCTCTTCATTCAGGTCTCGCCCATCAACTGCCTCCCTACCTACTCGATCCTCCTCACAATGAGCGTCACCtgcctgctgggcctgatcAACATCGGATCCAGCGTGGCCCTGAATGCGGTCGTCTCTATGGCCGTGTCGGGTCTGTACCTATCCTACCTGACCGTCGGcagcctgctgctttggCGCCGATGCACGGGCGCAATCACGCATTTCCAGAATGGCGAAGACGGAGTTGTTAACGTCCCCGGCGCAAAGCTGGTCTGGGGCCCGTTTCATATCCCCGGTATTTGGGGCACGATCGTCAACGGCTATGCGGTGATCTTCATGGTCATCGTGGTGTTTTTCAGTTTCTGGCCGTCTCAGATGGAGGTCGATAAGACAACGATGAACTTTAGTGTTGTTGGCACGGTGGGGACAATCATCTTAGCCATGGCGTATTATGTAttgagggcgaggaaggtGTATCAGGGGCCTGTTATGGAGGTTTCGCTGTAACCTAAGAGGCTGCGGAACTAGAGGGGCAGCTGGACGGCCGCATCTCCGTCAATtgggaagagaaagggcTCGTATTACCGCGAGCCTTGCCAGTCGTTTGCAAAGAATATGTATGCACGCCGCAAATATGATGTCTTATCTCATGATGTATGTATATTGTGGGCTTCAGTCCAAGCGATTCCTTGTAATGCCCGCAGAATCCACAATTTGATATTAGCTGTTTCACCAGTAGATAGTATTGAAACCTTATCTTTGCCTCAGGCTTGACATCCAGATTGGCGCGTCGGAACGCTCTCAATTCCGAAACGATCTGCGCCTAAGATCGAACATCAGCTAGACCTCAAACACTAGATCGAAGATTTCCGACATACTATGTAAAGCGAATAGCTCTTTGAATTCGAAGACATACTTCTAGAGTCTCCGAGCCTTAAGTAGTATCGACTGCCTGGAATGACTAGTAAAGGTATCTCCGGCCTTATTTTCTCCAAATCCATGTGCTGCTCCAGATGGACACAGCTACACCATGCAGATAGGGCACTGGTTCCATTTCTCCTGGGGCCGACCTACTAATAGAACCTTTGTTTATAGAGAAAATCTCAAGTTGATAAGGAACCTTAGTGTATATCTTGCTGCAAGACACTATGTAGTCTTTGCGACGAGTATATGTGTTCAGAGAGCTTCTATATACATTATTGAAGCAGGTGGATTAACATTCAAGCTAAATCTGCACATGCTCCTCAGTAACAACCCACGTCCTCGTTTCCCGAATAATCCCTGTCTGGCTCGACTGACTCCCCTCATCCCAGCTGCTCACCCTGTTCTCGCCAATCGCACCAGTAACCGTTGTCTTTGTCGTCCCCGCCAACGGCAGATTATCAAGCTCATGTGTAGATGCGTTACCCGTTCGCCGCGCAGAGTGAGCATACTTTGAGCGCGACCGAGAGCGCGAGTACTGCGGGTTGCTGGAGGTGTTGTACCGGGTCATTCCATCGAGTCTCATCCCACTGGATTGTAGGCGTCTGAGCACGGGGACGAATTGTGGCGTGCTGGCTGTGACGACGCTTAGGCAGAGGGCTAGTTGCGCGCAGACAGCTATCGACCATGTCGCTAGAGTTGGGTCGGAGGAATTAATGGTGTTATGGGTTAGAACGCACTGGGCAATTAGAGTCGCGGGGACGCTGTCGAGACGATTATGGTCAGTTTCGTTTTTCTCTGTTCTGAGCGACGACAAGATGGGAGGGTCCTACAGGACTCTGAATAAGAAGACGGCCATTACGTTCGATTTCCGCTTCCATGTCGTTTGGACTTTTATCATTATGTGTATGCTTTGGACAATAATGGCGACCTCGGTGACGATGTTCGACGCAGCCAGGTAGATAAACCATGCCTCCTGGTCAATCGTTAGCCCGCCCCCAATATCCATTTAAATACGGTTTGATCCATACGCGATTGAAACACCGGTCATGAATGTAATCCCATTGACGCGGATGGCATTGGAATGCGGACGCGAAGATGCTGGATACGGTCCAGAGAGCGATCGCAATCTGCAGGGCGTAAAAAACTCGACGACTATGGTGTgccagctgctggatgaaaacaagaaaggaaagcTGTGAGAAGGCGATCCCAAAGATGTAAAAGAAATTGGCAGTGTATTGGGCCTTAGTTGGGCAATTGTCAATTAGCGGAAAGCCAGGAGACAGGACTGCTTGCGATATGAAAATAGGGGTGCTCACCTTGAGAATACCAGCTACTTGGCCTTCACTGAGCTGTTTGATATGTGTTCCATATCCCTCGTTCACTGCGATCGAGACAGCTATTGCCTGGCCGATGGAGGCTAGCTACGCGACTGTCAATCACACATCCTGTACTTCCCAGGTTGACTCACCATCGCCCCTAGGCTGTAGTAGTCGTCCCGAAAGAAGGTGCGGAATTTCCACCATTTCGTCGCTAGCCGAGCGAGCGTTCCCAGGATCAAGGTTACCAACAAGAAGCGAGTCAGCACAATTACTGCTGGTGCTTGGCTGTCTAGGGGATATCTCGACATATTGAGTGTGAGGTTGTGCAAGATTGCCGCTCCCCAGCAGGCAGAGAAAATTGATGGTTACTCGAGCAGCATCAATTTTGGTCGACGCAACCTTTGTATATTCGTTGACACATCGGGTTAATAAAAGACATTTTGCGCGTGAGAATACTGAAGGATGGTCAAATTACCACAGTCTGTTCAGCCCGCTATGCTAACGGGCATCGACCACTCGATTTGACTCGACACAACAGCCATGGGCATACTAAGACAGGAGGAATCAACGCCGCGCCACCCCTGCTTATTCTGGAACGACCGCCGGCTTTCGGGCACATGAAAAGACAGGGGTCTGAGTCGTCGTTATCAGTCCAACTGACCAGTAAGTCGATCCACCCACCACGGTTTCCTCCGGGAGGCGGGCTTCTGGGCATGCAGGGACGGCAAGTCCTGAACAATCTCGACGCATCGATCAATGCTACTTCAGCGGAGATTTGTTGCACCTCTCGCCCGCTCAATGGATGAAACAGTGAGTGATAGCCCGTGAAAGACGTGTTCCCCCACGTGCGGTGCCCTGATGAGTGTCCGGTACACTagcggatggaagagaaCAGAGAGAACATGTAAGTTCGGTCAAACCAGTCTATAATAGCTAGTTATACGGCGGGCTCTTCAAAATTTCCCGTCCAAACGGGTGAACCGGGCGGGAACAATAAAGTACGACCATCGTACGGCCATCTGCAAGCTATATGCCTTGGCACCAATCCCATTCTCCAAAGAGAGACAAGACAAGGATCACGAGCAGGGATCGAATGCTCTACGGCCAGCGAATGCGACGTTGCGCGCGGACTCGCTTCGCAATCGTGGCCAAAGTTCCTTCTTTCTATGGGCGAGGATTCGGGTTGAAACGGCCGTTAATCTATTCTCCCTCGCCTCGAATGAGGGGATGTAATTAATGGCCCCCGTTAGTTGGTCTCTAAACGACGGAGGTTTATCTCTCCTCTGCCAGCTTGCTCTTTTAAATCCCTGTTTGCGCCAAAACTGTGCAACCGGCACGCGCGTTGAATTTTTTGGCCCCTGGATTGTCACTTATCTGGCGTTCGGTCTGCGAATTCACAGTGCTTACTCTCGCAATGTCAGCGCGCGAGATGAAGGGCCTACACGCCGACCCCCGCGAACTCAATGGATCGGGAAGAGAAAAGACTTCTGATGATGTGCATCTTGCGAGGTTAGGGAAGAAGCAGGTTTTACGGGTCAGAATAAGATGGTCGCTCGCTGATTATTTATCGCTGACAACATGTTTTAGCGGAACTTTGGCATGCTCTCTATGCTCGGTTTCAGCTGTACGATTCTCGTCACTTGGGAGGGTTTTACTTGGTATGTCTCGAAGCCCTTGACGACTATCTGATAGctcaaaaaagaaaaaataattGACTAATTGTCGCAGCTTATTCCTTCAGCCATTGACCAAGTTAGCCCTTCCGTCTCTCTTTGAAAAGATGTCTCACTGACAATGCAAAAGTGGCGGTCCTGCTGGAGCTGTCTATGGTTTCCTCTTCGTTTGGCTAGGCACAGCCTGCGTCTTTGTGGTTTTATCGGAATTGGCATCGATGTATGGGTGTCCCCTGCGTATTGTGGACGGAGAAGACTAAACTCGCCACTTAGGGCTCCAACCTCTGGAGGGCAATATCACTGGGTTTCCATGCTTGCCCCTCGTTCCTGCGTCAAGTTTCTGAGCTATATATCTGGTAGCGTACCTCTCCCAATTCGCGATTCAAGTCAAAACTGATCGATGTTTCTCGCTAGGATGGCTCACTGTGATCGGATGGCAAGCGACCTTTGCTACAGCATGCTATCTAACCGGCACAATGATCCAGGGAGTCTCTGTCCTGACCCACCCCGACTACACGCCTGCGTACTGGCATCCGACGATGTACTACTGGGCCGTTGTTGCATTTGCTGTAGGCATCAACATAGTCGGACGGAGTGTTCTCCCCAGGCTGGAAGGTCTGATCCTTGTGGTTCACATCCTCGGTTTCTTCGCCGTGATAATCCCTCTGGTTTCACTTGCCGAGATCACCTCCGCCAAGGACGTATTTACCGAGTTCGTTAACCAGGGCGGCTGGTCATCGGATGGCCTGTCTTTTTTTGTTGGTCTTATCGGATGCGTGTTCGCCTTCGCAGGTGGCGACGCTGCTGTTCATGTGAGTCAACTACAACACAGGTCTCCAAGTGACAACGGCGTTGACCCGTCCAGATGTCCGAAGAGATCGAAAACGCTACCGTGATAGTTCCCCGGTCCATTTTGCTCAGCGTTCTCATCAACGGCATGCTGGGCTTTGGCATGGCCATTGCGCTGCTTTTCTGCCTCGGTGATCTCGATACAGCGCTGGCGTCTCCAACTGGATACCCGTTCATGGAGATCTTCCGCTCTGGAACCAACTCTGTGGGCGGCGCAGCGACAATGACGTCTATCATTATTGTCGTCTGTATCTGCTCGTCTACGGGTATGATGGCCGCGACCTCTCGCCAGCTCTGGTCGTTCGCTCGTGATCGAGGTGTGCCGGGATGGAAGATATGGAGTTATGTGCGTAGTTTCCAACAAACTGGGCCCATGGAATGCTGCTGACAGCTTTAGGTCTCTCCAACAACTGCTATCCCTACGTGGTCCGTTGTTCTCACAACAACGATCGCGGCTCTTCTCGCGCTGATCCCTATCGGCTCCGCCGTCGCCTTCAACGACCTCTGCGCCATGTCAATCTCCGGTCTCTACCTGTCCTATATCCTCGtggcctgccttctcctctggcgGCGCGTAACGGGGTGTATCTCAAAAActgctgaggctgatgagaTAGTAAACACAATCGGCGCAAGGCTGGTCTGGGGTCAGTTTTATATCCCTGGAATCTGGGGTGTGATTGTCAACGTCTTTGCTATCATTTATGCACTGATCgtggtcttcttcagcttctggccaCCCTATGCGGAGGTCGAGCTGGAGACTATGAACTTTAGTGTTGTAGGGACCGTCAGTGTAATAGTTCTGAGTGTCTTCTATTATCTTGTGAGGGCGCGCCATGTGTACAGGGGGCCTATTATTGAGACTAGCCCGCTGTAAATAGGACACGCTCCAAAGAGATTCGTTGTGCCGTATAAAGGCACCCACGTCTGTTACCATGTATCTATCATCGGCCATTATAACCGCTAAAATAGCACGCCTATCTAAACTTCCACCTCCCACGGCTTCACCGTCTCCCCTTCAACATACCTCCCCCCAGGCGGCCGCCACATAACGATTTCGTCAATCGGTAACAGAGTGTTCTCGTAGTGCTTCCACTCCTTCACTTCCTCCTCCGAGAGCTCCCGCTCCGGTACAGGTTTTACTCGGTTCACAAGGACTACGCGAAACCCGTACTGTGCATACAATGGCGCCCCGAACTCGGAGGCATCCAACCAGGCCTCTAAGCCGCGCTCATCGGCGATGCGCGTGCCCCAATCCATGAACAGCCGGCCTAGTCCCTGCCGACGGTACTGGGGAAGTGTGAATGCAATATGGAGAACTGCCAATGCGTTGGTCAGCAAATTTCACCTTTTATCCTTGAGTCATATATGGGAGCGAGGAGCTCACAGGCATGCGGTCTTTGCGCCATTTGCTCCCGCGGCCGCTCAAACTGCCTCGCAGCAAGTGTCGCGAACTCCCTCCCAATGCCCTCGGGATACCAATCCGCGACGAGCTGGCCGACTTGCGGCCCTGTATGCGGATTCTCCTTGTAAAAATACCATTTCGCTGCGGCCGCTAATTTGTCACCGTCCAGCGTGTCGACGATCTTGACCCATGTCACGGTTGGTTGCAGCTGGCGGTACTCTTCAAGTTGACTGGCGATGCATGTCTGAAGACTTGCTTCACGGTTATTGTTCAGGATTGGGAAAAACAGTCGCAGGACTCCCTGAAAGGGGTTTTCGAATGATTCCCAGAGTTTAGAGTAGATTTCCGGGAAGTCATCCTCGGTTGCGATGCGGAGTTGGAAACGCTGCAACATCGCTGGCGAAATAATTTAGAATAAGGAATTGGGTAGTCTGTAGCTGGCGGTGTTCTAGGGAGAGGCCAAGCATGCATCTTTAATATGGTGTTCATTTCTCCACATATATTACTAATGACCTGCTTGTATCATGGATCCTACGAACTAATCTGTCCCGAATCACATCACCAGCCCCAGTCTATTTTCTCATCGTCTGGAAGAAACGGGTAGGTAGGATGAGCGCCTGATGTTCGCGCAAGGGGCGGCCGAGATAAATTAAACTAGAGGACAGGGGTCTGGATTTTTTTCTGAAAATGGCCTAGAGAGATTACCTTTCCGAATCAGATGTAACCTCTTACAGGGCTATAATTATTCGTTTTGCGGGCCTAGCACGTAGCCCCCTGCTACACGGAGTTTGGAACATGCCTAGCTCTGCATGGACATTGGGGATGTTTTATGGTGGTACGACTGTGGATAACCTAAGCCGACTCCTAGTAGTGGTGTATACCTCTAAAGGCCCACCTTGCTGGTTCTGGAATAAGCTAACTCGCCGGGCTGCTTCAGGCCCCCTGCCGTTTACCTGGGCAGACACGGTGAGTAGGTGGGCGGTGATTCAGAGCAATAAGAACAGTTACTGCCCTCCGTGTAGATGTCTTCATGTAGCGGACCCACGGCATTGTATAATCTATTCCCTTATAAGATATCTTGCGCAAT is a window of Aspergillus nidulans FGSC A4 chromosome VI DNA encoding:
- a CDS encoding uncharacterized protein (transcript_id=CADANIAT00009700), which translates into the protein MGRFANIDTRDPDVFVTTWFLVVVAVLSVLIRVATKCRVFRQLTSDDYLIIAALALCIAQSGAISAAVAHGYGDRFTTVASADFVQVMKCQYAASILYIASLCLSKLSLSTFIHNLTPVHRDHLLAAVLLAVIALLGVTGIIGTAFQCRLPHPWDYWWQKCFDLCAWAYFLSAANIATDVAIIVQALLLIFGIQAAWKKKLMFASIFLSRVFVIIPLIAEMVFTREARNPDSDDPTYASCLAQIASQIVQSMSILTACWGQVNPFLNQLKSNGLRIRGLEYQSSAGTGGKGQASASRSSGYSRGQQSRGNRVRGDDHYELVPVTVGQSETTVEAAASSHGWDADADGYADSRSCSSRTGIIRETRTWDVSDGSGLGSGSRA
- a CDS encoding putative GABA permease (transcript_id=CADANIAT00009701), with the protein product MASQELKHGAVAASVTVQDRDVSELARLGKKSVLKRTFGILSTLGFSCTILATWEGIFNTLLLPLSNGGPGGAVYAFIFAWTGTACCFAVLSELASMAPTSGGQYHWCAMLAPPSYMKFLSYMTGWVTVIGWQAAFASASFIAGTQIQGAVLLSHSNYDAQPWHGTLIMWAAVVLALGVNVAGGKLLPRLETVILVIHILGFFGILIPLTYMADHKSKHDVFLDFVNDGGFPTQGLSWFVGMTGCVFAFAGGDAAVHMAEEVRDASVAIPRAIMLSVLINGSLGFGMLIAVLFCLGNLEEALNTPTGYPYMEIFRQATDSVSGALGMTSIILIIGICTIFGLLAATSRQFWSFARDRAVPGWRIWSKVSPINCLPTYSILLTMSVTCLLGLINIGSSVALNAVVSMAVSGLYLSYLTVGSLLLWRRCTGAITHFQNGEDGVVNVPGAKLVWGPFHIPGIWGTIVNGYAVIFMVIVVFFSFWPSQMEVDKTTMNFSVVGTVGTIILAMAYYVLRARKVYQGPVMEVSL
- a CDS encoding uncharacterized protein (transcript_id=CADANIAT00009702), giving the protein MSRYPLDSQAPAVIVLTRFLLVTLILGTLARLATKWWKFRTFFRDDYYSLGAMLASIGQAIAVSIAVNEGYGTHIKQLSEGQVAGILKDPPILSSLRTEKNETDHNRLDSVPATLIAQCVLTHNTINSSDPTLATWSIAVCAQLALCLSVVTASTPQFVPVLRRLQSSGMRLDGMTRYNTSSNPQYSRSRSRSKYAHSARRTGNASTHELDNLPLAGTTKTTVTGAIGENRVSSWDEGSQSSQTGIIRETRTWVVTEEHVQI
- a CDS encoding putative GABA permease (transcript_id=CADANIAT00009703) codes for the protein MSAREMKGLHADPRELNGSGREKTSDDVHLARLGKKQVLRRNFGMLSMLGFSCTILVTWEGFTCLFLQPLTNGGPAGAVYGFLFVWLGTACVFVVLSELASMAPTSGGQYHWVSMLAPRSCVKFLSYISGWLTVIGWQATFATACYLTGTMIQGVSVLTHPDYTPAYWHPTMYYWAVVAFAVGINIVGRSVLPRLEGLILVVHILGFFAVIIPLVSLAEITSAKDVFTEFVNQGGWSSDGLSFFVGLIGCVFAFAGGDAAVHMSEEIENATVIVPRSILLSVLINGMLGFGMAIALLFCLGDLDTALASPTGYPFMEIFRSGTNSVGGAATMTSIIIVVCICSSTGMMAATSRQLWSFARDRGVPGWKIWSYVSPTTAIPTWSVVLTTTIAALLALIPIGSAVAFNDLCAMSISGLYLSYILVACLLLWRRVTGCISKTAEADEIVNTIGARLVWGQFYIPGIWGVIVNVFAIIYALIVVFFSFWPPYAEVELETMNFSVVGTVSVIVLSVFYYLVRARHVYRGPIIETSPL
- a CDS encoding protein ngn27 (transcript_id=CADANIAT00009704), which codes for MLQRFQLRIATEDDFPEIYSKLWESFENPFQGVLRLFFPILNNNREASLQTCIASQLEEYRQLQPTVTWVKIVDTLDGDKLAAAAKWYFYKENPHTGPQVGQLVADWYPEGIGREFATLAARQFERPREQMAQRPHAFLHIAFTLPQYRRQGLGRLFMDWGTRIADERGLEAWLDASEFGAPLYAQYGFRVVLVNRVKPVPERELSEEEVKEWKHYENTLLPIDEIVMWRPPGGRYVEGETVKPWEVEV